One [Actinobacillus] rossii DNA segment encodes these proteins:
- a CDS encoding Aminoglycoside/hydroxyurea antibiotic resistance kinase codes for MFMPPVFPAHWHVSQPVLIADTFSSLVWKVSLPDGTPAIVKGLKPIEDIADELRGADYLVWRNGRGAVRLLGRENNLMLLEYAGERMLSHIVAEHGDYQATEIAAELMAKLYAASEEPLPSALLPIRDRFAALFQRARDDQNAGCQTDYVHAAIIADQMMSNASELRGLHGDLHHENIMFSSRGWLVIDPVGLVGEVGFGAANMFYDPADRDDLCLDPRRIAQMADAFSRALDVDT; via the coding sequence ATGTTCATGCCGCCTGTTTTTCCTGCTCATTGGCACGTTTCGCAACCTGTTCTCATTGCGGACACCTTTTCCAGCCTCGTTTGGAAAGTTTCATTGCCAGACGGGACTCCTGCAATCGTCAAGGGATTGAAACCTATAGAAGACATTGCTGATGAACTGCGCGGGGCCGACTATCTGGTATGGCGCAATGGGAGGGGAGCAGTCCGGTTGCTCGGTCGTGAGAACAATCTGATGTTGCTCGAATATGCCGGGGAGCGAATGCTCTCTCACATCGTTGCCGAGCACGGCGACTACCAGGCGACCGAAATTGCAGCGGAACTGATGGCGAAGCTGTATGCCGCATCTGAGGAACCCCTGCCTTCTGCCCTTCTCCCGATCCGGGATCGCTTTGCAGCTTTGTTTCAGCGGGCGCGCGATGATCAAAACGCAGGTTGTCAAACTGACTACGTCCACGCGGCGATTATAGCCGATCAAATGATGAGCAATGCCTCGGAACTGCGTGGGCTACATGGCGATCTGCATCATGAAAACATCATGTTCTCCAGTCGCGGCTGGCTGGTGATAGATCCCGTCGGTCTGGTCGGTGAAGTGGGCTTTGGCGCCGCCAATATGTTCTACGATCCGGCTGACAGAGACGACCTTTGTCTCGATCCTAGACGCATTGCACAGATGGCGGACGCATTCTCTCGTGCGCTGGACGTCGATACGTGA
- the strA_2 gene encoding Streptomycin phosphotransferase StrA, with amino-acid sequence MNRTNIFFGESHSDWLPVRGGESGDFVFRRGDGHAFAKIAPASRRGELAGERDRLIWLKGRGVACPEVINWQEEQEGACLVITAIPGVPAADLSGADLLKAWPSMGQQLGAVHSLSVDQCPFERRLSRMFGRAVDVVSRNAVNPDFLPDEDKSTPQLDLLARVERELPVRLDQERTDMVVCHGDPCMPNFMVDPKTLQCTGLIDLGRLGTADRYADLALMIANAEENWAAPDEAERAFAVLFNVLGIEAPDRERLAFYLRLDPLTWG; translated from the coding sequence TTGAATCGAACTAATATTTTTTTTGGTGAATCGCATTCTGACTGGTTGCCTGTCAGAGGCGGAGAATCCGGTGATTTTGTTTTTCGACGTGGTGACGGGCATGCCTTCGCGAAAATCGCACCTGCTTCCCGCCGCGGTGAGCTCGCTGGAGAGCGTGACCGCCTCATTTGGCTCAAAGGTCGAGGTGTGGCTTGCCCCGAGGTGATCAACTGGCAGGAGGAACAGGAGGGTGCATGCTTGGTGATAACGGCAATTCCGGGAGTACCGGCGGCTGATCTGTCTGGAGCGGATTTGCTCAAAGCGTGGCCGTCAATGGGGCAGCAACTTGGCGCTGTTCACAGCCTATCGGTTGATCAATGTCCGTTTGAGCGCAGGCTGTCGCGAATGTTCGGACGCGCCGTTGATGTGGTGTCCCGCAATGCCGTCAATCCCGACTTCTTACCGGACGAGGACAAGAGTACGCCGCAGCTCGATCTTTTGGCTCGTGTCGAACGAGAGCTACCGGTGCGGCTCGACCAAGAGCGCACCGATATGGTTGTTTGCCATGGTGATCCCTGCATGCCGAACTTCATGGTGGACCCTAAAACTCTTCAATGCACGGGTCTGATCGACCTTGGGCGGCTCGGAACAGCAGATCGCTATGCCGATTTGGCACTCATGATTGCTAACGCCGAAGAGAACTGGGCAGCGCCAGATGAAGCAGAGCGCGCCTTCGCTGTCCTATTCAATGTATTGGGGATCGAAGCCCCCGACCGCGAACGCCTTGCCTTCTATCTGCGATTGGACCCTCTGACTTGGGGTTGA
- the folP_2 gene encoding Dihydropteroate synthase encodes MNKSLIIFGIVNITSDSFSDGGRYLAPDAAIAQARKLMAEGADVIDLGPASSNPDAAPVSSDTEIARIAPVLDALKADGIPVSLDSYQPATQAYALSRGVAYLNDIRGFPDAAFYPQLAKSSAKLVVMHSVQDGQADRREAPAGDIMDHIAAFFDARIAALTGAGIKRNRLVLDPGMGFFLGAAPETSLSVLARFDELRLRFDLPVLLSVSRKSFLRALTGRGPGDVGAATLAAELAAAAGGADFIRTHEPRPLRDGLAVLAALKETARIR; translated from the coding sequence ATGAATAAATCGCTCATCATTTTCGGCATCGTCAACATAACCTCGGACAGTTTCTCCGATGGAGGCCGGTATCTGGCGCCAGACGCAGCCATTGCGCAGGCGCGTAAGCTGATGGCCGAGGGGGCAGATGTGATCGACCTCGGTCCGGCATCCAGCAATCCCGACGCCGCGCCTGTTTCGTCCGACACAGAAATCGCGCGTATCGCGCCGGTGCTGGACGCGCTCAAGGCAGATGGCATTCCCGTCTCGCTCGACAGTTATCAACCCGCGACGCAAGCCTATGCCTTGTCGCGTGGTGTGGCCTATCTCAATGATATTCGCGGTTTTCCAGACGCTGCGTTCTATCCGCAATTGGCGAAATCATCTGCCAAACTCGTCGTTATGCATTCGGTGCAAGACGGGCAGGCAGATCGGCGCGAGGCACCCGCTGGCGACATCATGGATCACATTGCGGCGTTCTTTGACGCGCGCATCGCGGCGCTGACGGGTGCCGGTATCAAACGCAACCGCCTTGTCCTTGATCCCGGCATGGGGTTTTTTCTGGGGGCTGCTCCCGAAACCTCGCTCTCGGTGCTGGCGCGGTTCGATGAATTGCGGCTGCGCTTCGATTTGCCGGTGCTTCTGTCTGTTTCGCGCAAATCCTTTCTGCGCGCGCTCACAGGCCGTGGTCCGGGGGATGTCGGGGCCGCGACACTCGCTGCAGAGCTTGCCGCCGCCGCAGGTGGAGCTGACTTCATCCGCACACACGAGCCGCGCCCCTTGCGCGACGGGCTGGCGGTATTGGCGGCGCTGAAAGAAACCGCAAGAATTCGTTAA
- the mobA_3 gene encoding Mobilization protein MobA, translated as MARFEKAMFAGLEPEQYNIAWVQHTDKGRLELNFVIPNVEMTSGKRLQPYYDRADRPLAENFKQVINHEYSLSDPNNPIKQKNLIDRKDLPTDKKQALQAITDGLTALANAGQINDRQDVINALERAGFEIARITPKNLSIKTDGQNLRLKGAFYEQDFRFSTDLSADITERAREYKRDSAERYQTARAKLDTAVTARREQFSRKYPNRAGEIDKKYRENVSLADPNRLDDINLDSHNHSITTPYPDL; from the coding sequence ATGGCACGCTTTGAAAAGGCAATGTTTGCAGGGCTTGAGCCTGAACAATATAACATTGCGTGGGTACAACACACCGACAAAGGAAGGCTTGAGCTGAATTTCGTTATCCCAAACGTAGAGATGACAAGCGGAAAACGCCTACAACCTTACTACGACAGGGCAGACCGCCCACTTGCTGAAAACTTCAAGCAGGTAATCAACCACGAATACAGCCTAAGCGACCCAAACAACCCTATAAAGCAAAAAAACCTGATTGACCGCAAAGACCTACCAACCGACAAAAAACAGGCTTTACAGGCGATTACGGACGGTTTAACAGCTTTAGCGAACGCAGGGCAGATAAACGACCGACAGGACGTTATAAATGCCCTAGAACGTGCAGGTTTTGAAATTGCACGCATTACGCCAAAAAACCTATCAATCAAGACTGACGGACAGAATTTAAGATTAAAAGGGGCTTTCTATGAGCAAGATTTTAGATTTAGCACAGACCTTTCAGCAGACATCACAGAAAGAGCTAGAGAGTACAAGCGAGATAGTGCAGAACGCTATCAAACGGCACGAGCAAAACTTGATACAGCAGTTACAGCACGCAGGGAACAATTTAGCCGAAAATATCCAAATCGAGCAGGCGAAATTGATAAAAAATACCGTGAGAATGTATCGCTTGCCGACCCTAATCGCCTTGACGATATTAACCTTGATAGCCATAACCACTCCATAACCACTCCATATCCGGATCTTTAA